A stretch of DNA from Rhizobacter sp.:
GGAAGACGAGCGCCAGCACGAGCCCCGGCACGCCCAGGCGCTCCAGCAGCACAGTGAAAAGGCTGGCCGAGTCGACGGCAGGCAGCTGCCAGTGACGATCAGCCCAGGTCCACGCCCAGGCCAGGGCTTGCACGCCGACCATCCCGCACCACACCCCTTCCCAGCTCTTGCCGGGACTGATGGCGGGCGCGAGCTTGCGCCGGCCGAAGGTCTTGCCGCCGAAGTAGGCGGCGATGTCGGCCACCCAGACGAGGCAGAAGACCGAGAGCAGGAAGTTGATGCCGGCCGCCTTGGCACTCGAGAGCGCGAGCCAGGCCGTCCAGATCGCGGCCATGCCGATCAGCCAGCGGGCCACGCGAGGCAGGTGCGGCCATGATCCGACGCCCACCTTCAGCGCGAGCGCACCACCCAAGACCCATACGGCGAATGCCAGCCACCAGGCCGCGCTCGGCCCCACGCGCACCCAGCCCGCCCACAGCGCCACGCCGCAGGCGGCCGCCGTCACAAGGCCCATCGCCACCGCAGCCGCGGAAGATGCACC
This window harbors:
- a CDS encoding phosphatidate cytidylyltransferase, which codes for MLKQRVITAVVMLLVLLPALFAPMAWPFALLMLAMAGAAAWEWGRLNGASSAAAVAMGLVTAAACGVALWAGWVRVGPSAAWWLAFAVWVLGGALALKVGVGSWPHLPRVARWLIGMAAIWTAWLALSSAKAAGINFLLSVFCLVWVADIAAYFGGKTFGRRKLAPAISPGKSWEGVWCGMVGVQALAWAWTWADRHWQLPAVDSASLFTVLLERLGVPGLVLALVFLSAMSVVGDLVESLVKRSAGAKDSSNLLPGHGGVLDRVDALLPVFPIAMALSTLGNF